One genomic segment of Helicoverpa zea isolate HzStark_Cry1AcR chromosome 22, ilHelZeax1.1, whole genome shotgun sequence includes these proteins:
- the LOC124641601 gene encoding transcription factor Adf-1-like, translating to MSSDVQEQLIFLIFERTPIWNSKDVNHKNRRIINQLWEEIKNELNIEVTDLKKKWKNIKDHYRKEFKKNPTPRSGDAGNINLPSNWQYFSQLRFLHDEIVPNITEGNLTSTEVSNQISNDSFEIEDISEESSQENTTGHDEESSIYSQQTSTSSQETSTASREASTSQRSRKNKTANDIRTEFLELERKKIRLLENDLSNQSRNEASRHENKSEDYYFFMSLLPHMEKFTPVQKLRVRQKINQALLDELSVPF from the exons atgtcttcggacgtgcaagaacaacttatttttttaatctttgagaggacacccatatggaacagcaaagaTGTGAACCATAAAAATAGAAGAATAATCAACCAATTAtgggaagaaataaaaaacgaaCTGAATATTGAAG tgaccgatttaaagaaaaaatggaaaaatataaaagatcaCTATagaaaggaatttaaaaaaaatcctactCCTAGATCAGGAGATGCCGGAAATATTAATCTACCCTCGAATTGGCAATATTTTTCTCAATTGAGGTTTTTGCATGATGAAATTGTACCAAATATTACTGAGGGTAATTTAACCAGTACTGAAGTAAGTAATCAGATAAGTAATGATTCTTTTGAGATAGAAGACATCTCTGAAGAAAGCTCTCAAGAAAATACAACCGGTCATGACGAAGAATCTTCTATTTATTCACAACAAACTTCTACATCATCGCAAGAAACTTCTACGGCTTCAAGAGAAGCGTCTACTTCACAACgatcaagaaaaaataaaacagcgaaTGACATAAGAACTGAATTTTTAGAATTGGAAAGGAAAAAGATAAGACTGCTGGAAAATGATTTATCAAATCAAAGTAGAAACGAGGCTTCTAGACATGAGAATAAGTCAGAAGACTACTACTTTTTTATGAGTTTGCTTCCACACATGGAAAAATTCACACCAGTGCAAAAGTTAAGAGTAAGACAAAAAATTAATCAAGCTCTTTTAGATGAGTTAAGTGTGCCCTTCTAA